In Pajaroellobacter abortibovis, the following are encoded in one genomic region:
- a CDS encoding ATP synthase F0 subunit C, whose translation MPTINKVGRFSTFFGIIASVFSLFPGFVHAAEGMAAGGTSPQVKAWAAISAGLAVGFGVIGGTFAQGRAVAAALEGISRNPGAAPRIQTPMILGLALIESLVLLTFVIAFFLQGKV comes from the coding sequence ATGCCCACGATTAACAAAGTTGGACGATTTTCAACATTTTTCGGTATTATTGCATCTGTTTTCTCTCTTTTTCCAGGATTTGTTCACGCAGCAGAAGGCATGGCAGCAGGGGGGACCAGCCCTCAGGTAAAAGCTTGGGCTGCAATTAGCGCAGGGCTCGCTGTAGGCTTTGGCGTCATTGGCGGAACCTTTGCTCAAGGGCGAGCCGTAGCAGCAGCGCTTGAAGGGATTTCACGCAACCCCGGCGCAGCACCACGGATTCAGACTCCTATGATCTTAGGTCTGGCTCTTATCGAATCCTTAGTCCTTTTGACCTTCGTGATTGCATTCTTCCTTCAAGGTAAGGTTTAG
- a CDS encoding FHA domain-containing protein: MKTSLFPKSARTFQCRDALWEAFQQMASELQCSPDYLINEAMKQYLKQRDEKRNPATSGLGQSGACPPSTIIPTSHDLTTDSEQNLPSISPSTLAVPHIPVTLPFQQAVPSVRDPVSSSPPLSSSSSQAPPVAPESSLAVTQPIQPDSALSSPLHPLSITTPLPALKIIYEGEKTVVSKTPFIIGRGKQAVDLVIRDPNVSRQHAMIESRDGAYFLTDMNSTNGIEHQGKHIQKKQIFEGDAFSICNHKITFSYC; this comes from the coding sequence ATGAAAACGTCCCTCTTCCCCAAAAGTGCTCGGACGTTTCAATGCCGCGACGCACTGTGGGAAGCCTTCCAACAAATGGCTTCAGAGCTTCAATGCAGCCCTGACTATCTGATCAATGAGGCAATGAAACAATATCTGAAGCAGAGGGATGAAAAACGGAATCCTGCAACGTCCGGCTTGGGACAATCGGGCGCTTGTCCTCCCTCCACTATTATCCCCACTTCTCACGATTTAACAACAGATTCCGAACAAAATCTCCCATCTATCTCCCCTTCTACTCTAGCAGTTCCCCACATACCCGTAACACTCCCTTTTCAACAAGCTGTACCTTCGGTACGAGACCCAGTTTCGAGTTCCCCTCCCCTATCCTCTTCTTCCTCCCAAGCCCCTCCAGTAGCACCGGAGTCTTCTCTCGCTGTCACTCAACCTATCCAACCCGACTCTGCCCTCTCCTCTCCACTTCACCCTCTATCCATCACAACTCCTCTGCCAGCTCTAAAAATCATCTATGAAGGGGAGAAAACCGTCGTCTCAAAAACCCCTTTCATCATTGGTCGAGGGAAACAAGCTGTCGACTTGGTCATCAGAGATCCCAATGTATCGCGGCAACACGCGATGATTGAGTCCCGCGATGGAGCTTATTTTCTAACGGATATGAATTCGACTAATGGGATCGAGCATCAAGGGAAACACATTCAAAAGAAACAAATTTTTGAAGGGGACGCCTTCTCGATTTGCAATCACAAGATCACCTTCAGTTACTGTTAA
- the rph gene encoding ribonuclease PH, translated as MRADGRSLDVLRTVEAIPHFHHLAEGSILYRAGGTTLLCTISFEEKVPPFLEGSKSGWLTAEYQMHPRAHLKRQEREGRRIGITGRTQEIQRLIGRSLRAALDLTKLGPYTITVDCDVLEADGGTRTASITAGFIALALALFKKRQEGLLPTPLLREQICAISVGHLDGLGAALDLTYVEDKEAQVDLNVVSSAKGNLVEVQGAAEGIPIPRSDFDEMLSLAIRGNQSLAQIQNQILASANADLEALLIYS; from the coding sequence ATGCGAGCGGATGGTCGCTCTCTCGATGTTCTACGAACAGTAGAGGCAATTCCTCACTTTCACCATCTTGCTGAAGGCTCTATCCTCTATCGAGCAGGAGGGACTACCCTTCTGTGTACGATATCCTTCGAAGAGAAAGTGCCTCCGTTCTTAGAAGGGTCCAAAAGTGGTTGGCTGACTGCAGAATACCAAATGCATCCCCGAGCCCATCTCAAGCGCCAGGAAAGAGAAGGGCGACGCATCGGGATCACCGGGCGAACACAAGAAATTCAACGATTGATAGGGCGATCGCTGCGGGCAGCACTTGATCTAACGAAACTTGGTCCATATACGATTACGGTCGATTGTGACGTACTCGAAGCGGATGGAGGGACCCGCACTGCTTCGATCACAGCAGGATTTATCGCACTCGCGCTAGCATTGTTTAAAAAACGCCAAGAAGGTCTTCTTCCAACCCCTTTACTGCGTGAGCAAATCTGTGCAATCAGTGTCGGCCACCTCGACGGACTAGGAGCAGCACTTGACTTAACTTATGTAGAAGACAAAGAGGCACAGGTTGATCTCAATGTAGTGTCCAGCGCAAAAGGAAACCTCGTAGAGGTCCAAGGTGCAGCTGAAGGAATTCCGATCCCTCGATCCGATTTTGATGAGATGCTTTCCCTCGCAATCCGAGGGAATCAATCTCTCGCACAAATTCAAAACCAGATTCTCGCTTCTGCCAATGCAGATCTGGAAGCTCTACTGATTTACTCCTGA
- the atpB gene encoding F0F1 ATP synthase subunit A, translating to MPEHISFFDYLLMQFPSLQHHVQALGHTLFGKPLSRHSLEPITGSVFVCLVLILLAWKARQQLNRAQGQGIIPDGTLSLRTFFEILVSIFYNMMKSMMGYKRAKRCFPLIGTASCFIFFSNFIGLIPGFSSPTSSWSITFGCALVVFILFHYYGIREHGMAYFKHFAGPIPALAPLIFPLEVISTCLRPLTLSLRLMLNMAVGHLLLTITTGIVMVAVPIPLLMLETLNATVQVVVFCLLSSIYISLATEHHQDH from the coding sequence ATGCCTGAACATATTTCATTTTTCGATTATCTCCTGATGCAGTTCCCTTCGCTGCAACATCATGTCCAGGCTCTAGGGCACACACTTTTTGGTAAGCCTTTATCCAGACATTCGCTCGAGCCGATCACAGGGAGCGTGTTTGTCTGTCTGGTGCTGATTCTATTGGCTTGGAAAGCGCGGCAACAGCTCAATCGCGCGCAGGGGCAAGGAATCATCCCTGACGGAACACTCTCGCTGCGCACGTTCTTTGAGATACTCGTCAGCATTTTTTACAACATGATGAAGTCCATGATGGGGTATAAACGTGCCAAGCGTTGCTTTCCTTTGATAGGAACAGCTTCTTGCTTTATCTTTTTCTCCAATTTTATAGGCTTAATCCCTGGCTTCTCTTCTCCGACCAGCTCTTGGAGCATCACCTTCGGATGCGCTTTGGTCGTATTCATCCTATTTCACTATTACGGAATTCGAGAGCACGGAATGGCCTATTTCAAACATTTCGCAGGACCCATCCCAGCGCTTGCACCTCTTATTTTCCCTCTTGAGGTGATCTCGACCTGTTTGCGACCGCTCACGCTATCTCTACGTCTGATGCTCAATATGGCAGTAGGCCATCTTTTGCTGACCATCACGACAGGTATTGTGATGGTGGCTGTTCCGATCCCTCTTCTGATGCTTGAAACCCTCAATGCCACTGTTCAGGTTGTCGTCTTCTGCCTACTGTCTTCGATTTACATTTCCCTAGCCACTGAACATCACCAAGATCATTGA
- a CDS encoding FtsK/SpoIIIE family DNA translocase: protein MSGSSSPPPNAHSPSIVGKGARAYGLSREITALFLWTSSLFLLLALASYEEGVEKNWVGPVGRECADALVLLLGVVAWAAPVELAIFAFPLFRGQNTRPITPRLAGDLVIALILGALLQVSDTGLTFFGAQNISGALGELLGEWIRSLFSTAGSFLIGFSIIGFILVGRASFSFIAFVRLIWICIAKGGRVLWMAVKCFIRLGKDAIGSHGSNAKPLSASPPSSLLNVDKYQQDGEKEHRGEKEEMLLLGELDQEQELDLGLACGVSEALAEAAIQGVSYPSPVVYSDEAGPLITFHQEEGGLEHQLEEVDLKPIEEKEEMETPCHQSQGGEEINTQEEPFDNRKMTCGLEERLAHSLTANAFKQTSKRKREVQAPVYTFPPLSLLTPSRADSALNLDKEAFLKNASLLVKTLGDYGVQGKVEDILPGPTVTTYEVSPAAGTKVSKVASLADDLALALARKVRIVAPIPGKNRIGFELPNDRRIPVHLRDLIEDNRFYMLEAALPIVLGRDILGTPVYADLATMPHVIVAGATGAGKSVGLNVMLTSLLYRKKPDELKLLLIDPKVVELAPFDRVPHMLLPVVTDMKQAATALKWAVDEMERRYQLFADAGTRNLGTYNESVDRVRQKGDQFSSDVKGSVDNPSQLRSSPLQKLPLIVVVVDEFADLIMQQGKEVEAAIARLAQKARAAGMHVILATQRPSVDVITGMIKANFPTRIAYRVAQKVDSRTILDEQGAEHLLGRGDMLIKLNGTNDMKRVQCPWVSEEEVRQVTDFLRSHGEPVYDESILQAHGEEEEIEDSEFSQEDLVLYEDALRVVKETKRCSASWLQRKLGLGYNRAAKIVDRMERQGLVGPPNGSKDREIFIVA from the coding sequence ATGAGTGGTTCTTCTTCTCCTCCCCCGAACGCCCATAGCCCTTCGATTGTAGGGAAAGGAGCTCGCGCCTACGGGTTAAGCAGAGAGATCACCGCCCTCTTTTTGTGGACTTCTTCTCTTTTCCTCCTCTTGGCTTTGGCATCTTATGAAGAGGGGGTCGAGAAAAACTGGGTAGGTCCTGTAGGGAGAGAGTGTGCCGACGCTCTTGTTCTGTTGCTGGGAGTGGTGGCCTGGGCTGCTCCGGTAGAGCTAGCTATTTTTGCTTTTCCACTGTTTCGTGGTCAGAATACGAGGCCTATCACGCCTCGTCTTGCTGGGGATTTGGTGATTGCTCTTATTTTGGGTGCTCTTCTCCAAGTGAGTGATACGGGACTTACTTTTTTCGGTGCACAGAATATTTCGGGTGCTTTAGGTGAACTATTGGGAGAGTGGATTCGCTCTCTTTTTTCAACCGCCGGTTCTTTTCTGATCGGCTTTTCCATTATCGGTTTTATTTTAGTCGGTCGCGCTTCTTTCTCATTTATCGCATTCGTCCGGTTGATCTGGATTTGTATTGCGAAAGGGGGGCGTGTCCTATGGATGGCTGTCAAGTGTTTCATTCGTCTTGGGAAGGATGCGATAGGTTCACACGGTTCGAATGCAAAGCCCCTTTCTGCCTCACCGCCCTCTTCCCTCTTAAATGTGGATAAATACCAGCAAGATGGAGAAAAAGAACATCGAGGTGAAAAGGAAGAAATGCTGTTGCTTGGAGAGCTCGATCAGGAACAGGAACTCGATTTGGGGCTGGCATGTGGAGTCAGCGAAGCCCTTGCTGAGGCTGCGATTCAGGGAGTGTCTTACCCTTCTCCTGTGGTTTACTCCGATGAGGCAGGTCCTCTTATAACATTTCATCAAGAAGAAGGGGGGCTCGAACACCAGCTCGAAGAGGTTGACCTAAAGCCTATTGAGGAGAAAGAGGAGATGGAGACTCCGTGTCATCAAAGTCAGGGGGGTGAAGAAATTAACACCCAAGAAGAGCCCTTTGATAACCGGAAGATGACTTGTGGGCTTGAGGAGAGGCTTGCTCATTCTCTCACAGCAAATGCGTTTAAACAGACTTCCAAAAGAAAACGGGAAGTTCAAGCTCCTGTTTATACCTTTCCTCCTCTTTCCTTGTTGACCCCTTCCAGGGCGGACTCTGCCCTTAATCTCGATAAAGAAGCCTTTTTGAAGAATGCATCACTTCTTGTGAAAACGCTTGGTGACTATGGCGTGCAGGGAAAGGTAGAAGATATCCTTCCTGGGCCTACTGTAACCACATATGAAGTCTCCCCTGCGGCAGGGACGAAAGTCTCCAAAGTGGCATCCTTGGCGGATGACCTGGCGCTTGCGCTTGCGCGTAAAGTTCGTATTGTGGCCCCTATACCAGGGAAGAATCGGATCGGATTTGAACTCCCCAACGATCGCCGCATTCCTGTTCATTTGCGGGATTTGATTGAAGACAACCGGTTCTATATGCTTGAAGCTGCACTCCCTATTGTCTTGGGCCGCGATATTCTGGGGACTCCTGTTTATGCCGATCTCGCAACGATGCCTCACGTTATTGTTGCCGGTGCTACTGGGGCGGGTAAGAGCGTGGGGCTTAATGTGATGCTCACGTCTTTGTTGTATCGGAAGAAGCCGGACGAATTGAAGTTGCTCTTGATCGATCCAAAAGTTGTGGAATTGGCTCCATTTGATCGGGTTCCTCATATGTTGCTACCTGTGGTGACAGATATGAAGCAAGCAGCGACCGCCCTCAAGTGGGCTGTGGATGAGATGGAGAGAAGGTATCAGCTATTCGCTGATGCAGGGACTCGAAATTTAGGGACCTACAATGAGTCGGTAGATCGTGTTAGGCAAAAGGGAGATCAGTTTTCTTCGGATGTGAAGGGATCGGTTGATAATCCGTCCCAATTGCGCTCTTCTCCACTACAGAAGCTCCCCCTTATCGTTGTGGTCGTTGATGAATTTGCTGATCTCATCATGCAACAGGGGAAGGAAGTAGAAGCGGCTATTGCTCGATTGGCTCAAAAAGCCCGCGCAGCAGGTATGCATGTGATTTTAGCGACTCAGCGACCCAGTGTGGATGTGATCACAGGGATGATCAAAGCTAACTTTCCTACCCGTATCGCCTATCGGGTTGCTCAAAAGGTCGACTCACGCACGATTCTCGATGAGCAGGGGGCTGAGCACTTATTGGGGCGTGGGGATATGCTCATCAAGCTGAATGGCACGAATGACATGAAGCGTGTTCAATGCCCTTGGGTCAGTGAAGAAGAAGTGCGGCAAGTGACGGACTTCTTGCGGTCTCATGGGGAGCCTGTGTATGACGAGAGCATTTTACAGGCTCATGGAGAAGAGGAAGAGATTGAAGATAGTGAATTTAGCCAGGAAGACCTTGTTCTGTATGAGGATGCGCTGAGGGTTGTGAAAGAGACAAAGCGTTGTTCTGCCTCCTGGCTACAGCGAAAGTTGGGGTTGGGGTACAACCGAGCGGCTAAAATCGTGGATAGAATGGAGCGTCAAGGTCTCGTGGGTCCCCCGAATGGTTCCAAAGACCGAGAAATTTTTATTGTTGCATGA
- a CDS encoding prolipoprotein diacylglyceryl transferase — MHPVLFRIPLPFSSFKLWWLFAGFALFLSGATILRIKKGEIAQAWSNLGLIALASVLAYRFRLVSHSISSLPVYSYGGMLSISFVVGWYLTLTLGERNGLPQETMAQCFIITAASAIASARLLYILTNSDEFETISDFFALQHGGLVAYGGFLGGFIASWLYLRKQQISLLSWADAAVPSLASGLLITRIGCYLFGCDFGKPLSDKAPDFLKKLGTFPHWPAGTLSHGDGAPAFFRHLELFRETPLESEILKNNASLPVHPTQIYESLMGGLLLALLLLQHKHVRFRGQLFFFFVFSYSFLRFLLEQLRDDAERGEYGPRMPAHLWMSLSVFLFALAFIFGLSLCIESIQIRTVARLLAMILPFLTYWILHPSNPNPANLYQLSTSQWIALTTALLAAYHYARLWHRTFSASNARSSPSTA, encoded by the coding sequence ATGCATCCTGTTCTCTTTCGAATTCCTCTCCCTTTTTCCTCTTTCAAGCTCTGGTGGCTCTTCGCAGGATTCGCTCTTTTTCTATCCGGAGCTACTATCTTAAGGATAAAAAAAGGTGAAATCGCTCAAGCATGGAGCAACCTGGGTTTAATTGCTTTAGCTTCTGTGCTGGCTTATCGCTTCCGCCTTGTCAGCCATTCGATCTCAAGCCTGCCTGTCTATTCTTACGGAGGGATGTTGTCCATTTCTTTCGTCGTCGGCTGGTACCTCACCCTCACCCTTGGAGAGCGAAACGGCCTTCCCCAGGAAACGATGGCCCAATGCTTTATCATCACCGCAGCAAGCGCAATCGCAAGCGCTCGACTACTCTACATTTTAACCAACTCGGATGAATTCGAAACGATCTCTGATTTCTTCGCACTTCAACACGGAGGGCTCGTCGCTTACGGAGGTTTTTTAGGAGGATTTATCGCCAGTTGGCTCTACCTTAGAAAGCAGCAGATCAGTTTATTATCCTGGGCAGATGCGGCAGTTCCCAGCCTCGCCTCCGGACTTTTGATCACCCGCATTGGTTGTTACCTATTCGGATGCGATTTCGGCAAACCGCTGAGCGACAAAGCCCCTGACTTTCTAAAAAAGCTGGGAACATTCCCGCACTGGCCTGCTGGTACCCTTTCACATGGAGATGGAGCACCCGCCTTCTTTCGTCACCTTGAGCTTTTCAGAGAGACTCCGCTTGAAAGTGAAATTCTCAAAAACAACGCTTCGCTCCCGGTTCACCCTACTCAAATCTATGAATCCCTGATGGGTGGACTTCTGCTCGCCCTCCTCCTCCTTCAACACAAGCACGTGCGATTTCGAGGGCAGCTCTTCTTCTTCTTCGTTTTTAGTTACAGTTTTCTCCGATTTCTGCTGGAACAACTGCGAGATGATGCAGAACGAGGGGAGTATGGACCCAGGATGCCTGCCCACCTTTGGATGTCCCTATCTGTCTTTCTCTTTGCTCTCGCTTTTATCTTTGGGCTCTCTCTCTGCATCGAATCGATTCAAATTCGCACAGTCGCACGTCTTCTTGCAATGATCCTCCCTTTCCTCACCTATTGGATACTCCATCCTTCGAACCCCAACCCAGCTAACCTCTACCAACTCTCGACGAGCCAATGGATCGCACTGACCACCGCACTGCTCGCAGCTTATCATTACGCTCGGTTGTGGCATCGGACGTTCTCCGCTTCCAACGCGAGGAGTTCCCCGTCAACCGCATAA
- a CDS encoding non-canonical purine NTP pyrophosphatase, giving the protein MSLTLLVASSNQHKLREFNHIFAQLPLTLLPFTEHPSTHSLIVEEKENTFSENAIQKARLIAEKGQIITLADDSGLEVDALDGKPGVRSARFAHEHASDAENRLTLWTALSAKCPSSLPSNFFPARFRCVLAIVDPASPHTPHIFEGACEGHVTLTPSGTHGFGYDPMFTPLGAEQTFAELSLTQKMKLSHRGAALQRLIPWLQSYVLSHS; this is encoded by the coding sequence ATGTCGCTCACCCTGCTAGTCGCCTCGTCCAATCAGCATAAGCTGCGTGAATTCAATCACATCTTTGCACAGCTCCCCCTCACGCTGCTCCCCTTTACTGAGCACCCTTCCACGCATTCACTGATAGTAGAAGAAAAAGAGAATACTTTCTCTGAAAATGCTATCCAAAAAGCTCGATTGATCGCAGAAAAGGGGCAGATCATCACTCTTGCAGACGACTCAGGCCTTGAAGTGGACGCACTGGATGGAAAACCTGGTGTCCGCTCAGCCCGATTTGCTCACGAACATGCCTCAGACGCTGAGAACAGATTGACTCTCTGGACCGCTTTGTCTGCAAAGTGCCCTTCATCACTCCCTTCCAATTTCTTCCCAGCTCGATTTCGCTGCGTTTTAGCGATCGTGGATCCAGCTTCGCCCCACACTCCCCATATCTTTGAAGGGGCCTGCGAAGGACATGTGACGCTCACTCCATCCGGTACGCATGGATTCGGATACGACCCGATGTTTACCCCTTTAGGAGCCGAGCAAACATTCGCAGAGTTATCTCTCACCCAAAAGATGAAACTGAGTCACCGAGGAGCAGCTCTCCAGCGATTAATTCCCTGGTTGCAGTCGTATGTCCTCTCTCATTCTTAA
- a CDS encoding leucyl aminopeptidase codes for MDIKIAVDRTNPHEIVADVRVIGVYSEKDEKLTENEWIAALNHQWNGGLLDAAVREDFVGRKEQSLALTSIEEGKVVHTILHGLGSRAVFQQSDARTFGIKAASRANQLKAEQMVIGLPEGWEEHARQIGEGVALGAYRFTKYLSEAHPLQKKLKKVTLVSLASVGNKVKDQLKLGHKIGSSINISRDLANEPPNVMTPIGLAAAAKKMAKACGLKIHVFDFDEIVRRGMKLIQAVGQGSVHEPRFVHMIYKPSGKPKKKVACVGKGVTFDAGGISIKPAVGMHAMKADMSGAGNVVGLMSAVAALQLKIEVHGIMVCGENLPDGGAYRPGDIWGSLDGKTVEILNTDAEGRLLLADALAYARSLKPDLLIDNATLTGACVVALGQTCSAFYASHDQLADQFKESIRISGEQIWRMPLLEDLEEQIKSDVADIKQVGERYGGSITAALFLREFIGDVKDWIHVDLAGPAFLDRGLGGFPKGATGHGILTFLAFLESLAMKCDGATQSS; via the coding sequence ATGGACATCAAGATTGCGGTGGATCGAACTAACCCTCATGAGATCGTAGCAGATGTGAGGGTGATAGGAGTCTATTCAGAAAAAGATGAGAAACTTACAGAGAACGAGTGGATTGCTGCTCTCAATCACCAATGGAATGGTGGGCTGCTTGATGCAGCTGTTCGTGAGGACTTTGTTGGGCGAAAAGAGCAGTCTTTGGCCCTGACCAGCATAGAGGAGGGGAAAGTTGTTCATACTATTTTGCATGGGTTGGGGAGTCGAGCTGTGTTCCAGCAATCAGATGCGAGAACCTTTGGAATCAAGGCTGCTTCTCGTGCGAATCAGCTGAAAGCAGAGCAGATGGTGATAGGGCTTCCCGAAGGGTGGGAAGAGCATGCGCGACAGATCGGGGAAGGAGTTGCGCTTGGAGCGTATCGTTTTACGAAGTATTTGTCAGAAGCACATCCTCTGCAAAAGAAACTTAAAAAAGTGACTTTAGTGTCCCTTGCATCAGTTGGCAACAAAGTGAAAGACCAGCTTAAACTGGGACACAAAATAGGTTCTTCTATCAACATTAGCCGGGATCTGGCGAATGAACCTCCAAATGTAATGACCCCTATCGGCTTGGCCGCTGCTGCGAAAAAGATGGCGAAGGCATGTGGTCTAAAGATTCATGTTTTTGACTTTGACGAAATCGTGCGCCGAGGCATGAAACTCATCCAGGCGGTGGGACAAGGGAGTGTGCACGAGCCTAGATTTGTCCATATGATTTATAAGCCCTCAGGAAAACCTAAGAAAAAAGTAGCTTGTGTGGGCAAGGGAGTTACTTTTGATGCAGGGGGTATTTCAATTAAGCCTGCGGTAGGTATGCATGCAATGAAGGCGGATATGTCTGGGGCGGGCAATGTGGTGGGACTGATGTCTGCAGTAGCGGCACTCCAGCTGAAAATAGAAGTTCATGGAATTATGGTTTGTGGTGAGAATTTGCCTGATGGCGGTGCCTATCGACCAGGAGATATATGGGGCTCTCTCGATGGGAAGACAGTTGAAATTCTCAATACGGACGCGGAAGGAAGGCTACTGTTAGCCGATGCTTTGGCTTATGCGCGCTCTCTTAAACCGGATCTGCTGATTGATAATGCGACGTTAACGGGTGCATGTGTTGTTGCTTTAGGGCAGACATGTTCTGCATTTTACGCGAGCCACGATCAATTGGCTGATCAGTTCAAAGAGTCAATTCGCATCTCTGGAGAACAGATCTGGCGCATGCCTCTGCTTGAGGACTTAGAGGAACAAATTAAGAGTGATGTGGCCGATATTAAACAAGTGGGTGAGCGTTATGGAGGGTCGATTACGGCAGCTCTTTTCCTTCGTGAGTTTATCGGTGACGTGAAAGATTGGATCCACGTTGACCTGGCTGGTCCTGCTTTTTTGGATAGAGGGTTGGGAGGATTTCCAAAGGGTGCAACGGGACACGGTATTTTGACTTTTCTTGCCTTTCTCGAGTCGCTAGCAATGAAGTGCGATGGAGCCACTCAATCTTCTTGA